In the genome of Armatimonadota bacterium, one region contains:
- a CDS encoding helix-turn-helix transcriptional regulator, producing MPGLSSRERELLGHASEGLTDEAIAAKLEISVATVRGYWLRIKAKLGGNGRAQLVGQWVQLNSDATDVQTALDNEQAKALRQTDFEEALAQERKETDEVYGHLDVGQKAEIAKIRERTDAAIVFDREESKSDGPEEVV from the coding sequence GTGCCAGGGTTGTCCTCTAGAGAACGCGAACTGCTCGGACACGCTTCGGAAGGGCTCACCGACGAAGCGATCGCCGCGAAACTCGAGATCTCGGTCGCGACCGTACGGGGCTATTGGCTACGGATCAAGGCGAAACTCGGCGGAAACGGCCGTGCGCAGCTGGTCGGCCAATGGGTCCAGCTCAATTCCGACGCAACTGACGTCCAAACTGCGCTCGATAACGAACAAGCGAAGGCCTTGCGGCAGACCGATTTCGAAGAAGCGCTCGCCCAAGAGCGGAAAGAGACCGACGAGGTCTACGGGCACCTCGACGTCGGGCAGAAGGCGGAAATCGCAAAGATCCGTGAGCGGACGGACGCCGCCATCGTTTTCGACCGGGAAGAGTCGAAGTCCGACGGTCCAGAAGAAGTCGTCTGA